One genomic window of Marinicella rhabdoformis includes the following:
- the sufU gene encoding Fe-S cluster assembly sulfur transfer protein SufU produces the protein MTDLSKLYKQTILEHNRNPRNYGRPDHWTHHSEGLNAICGDLVHVYLTIEGDVISAINYDGESCAISMASASMMTEFIKGRAVDDALSKFELFCQLMAKGSDIQRIDALEDVNNLITVKKFPSRIKSATLCWHAMAAAIKGQPTATTE, from the coding sequence ATGACGGATTTAAGCAAACTGTACAAACAGACCATCTTGGAACACAATCGCAACCCAAGAAATTATGGTAGACCGGATCATTGGACACACCATTCTGAAGGTTTGAACGCCATTTGTGGTGATTTGGTACATGTTTACTTGACCATAGAAGGTGATGTCATTTCAGCCATTAATTACGACGGTGAGAGCTGTGCGATTTCAATGGCTTCAGCTTCAATGATGACTGAATTCATCAAAGGGCGTGCTGTTGATGATGCTTTGAGCAAGTTTGAATTGTTTTGCCAATTAATGGCTAAAGGTTCTGATATTCAAAGAATTGACGCGCTGGAAGACGTCAATAACTTAATCACTGTAAAAAAATTCCCATCTCGAATTAAGTCAGCCACTTTATGTTGGCACGCCATGGCAGCAGCCATCAAAGGTCAACCAACAGCCACAACCGAATAA
- a CDS encoding putative bifunctional diguanylate cyclase/phosphodiesterase, whose translation MVNRWEVQNGLSETVWRSDAKNNIDDIKGLDTLVFINADHSVRWLEKNQDTVFSEGMNLTDFQDIYDRLNQAEASQKLELSKPVKNAFGDYVVYLVQSIYEKKTLTGFLMARIKTYEFFESVIINPISSGYWTHIESDGLIIYTNDPVDSLGTYHKVFSINIDSDPEGINFTIYPTEETLAAYLVWLPETIGFSGLIFSCLFYWAMSSRRKSKLKAEELATEIKQKQFIQKKLEHMAHFDTLTNLPNRYLMSLQLDKRISKGESVWLLYLDLDLFKDVNDTLGHGAGDQLLIELSRRLEKILNKAFVARMGGDEFIILLSGKDNQDIVVAKIKTMLQAISRPFYFDEELVRINASIGVAKFPEQSDTASELITHADTALRYVKGQGRNNYKFYDVDLAKSSQDRLLLLNKIKSGIKKKEFELVYQLRVDAKTGKYWGAEALIRWSQKDGSLLTPKIFLEILEESGLIVNVGWQVLDAALDKFKQLLDYNAELKLSYNVSAKQLESPNFVEDLLTVLEEKQFPKSHFEIELTEQTLISDLNHSKHILNQVKSNGITIAIDDFGTGYSSLSYLKNFPVDVIKIDKSFVKDIAIQKDDYELINAIISMGKNLKVKVVAEGIESQDQLNILKRLGCDEVQGYYFNKPAPFEVFKEIIGSEC comes from the coding sequence ATGGTCAACAGGTGGGAAGTGCAAAATGGTCTGAGTGAAACTGTTTGGAGAAGCGATGCCAAGAATAATATTGATGACATAAAGGGTCTGGATACTTTGGTTTTTATAAATGCTGATCACTCTGTAAGGTGGTTAGAAAAGAATCAAGATACAGTTTTCAGTGAAGGTATGAATCTGACCGATTTTCAAGACATCTATGACCGTTTGAATCAAGCAGAGGCCAGTCAAAAGCTAGAATTATCCAAGCCAGTTAAAAATGCTTTTGGTGATTATGTTGTATATTTAGTGCAATCCATTTATGAAAAGAAAACACTCACTGGATTCTTAATGGCTAGGATTAAAACCTATGAGTTTTTTGAAAGTGTAATCATTAACCCCATCAGTTCTGGGTATTGGACGCATATAGAGTCCGATGGTTTAATCATTTATACCAATGACCCAGTCGATTCTTTAGGAACATATCATAAAGTATTCTCCATCAATATAGACTCTGACCCAGAAGGGATAAATTTTACCATTTACCCAACTGAAGAGACTTTGGCAGCCTATTTGGTTTGGCTACCTGAAACCATAGGTTTTTCAGGTCTTATTTTTTCATGTTTATTCTATTGGGCCATGTCTTCTCGTAGAAAATCTAAACTAAAAGCAGAAGAATTAGCTACTGAAATTAAGCAAAAGCAGTTTATCCAAAAAAAATTAGAGCATATGGCCCACTTTGATACACTGACTAATTTGCCGAATCGATATTTAATGTCTTTGCAATTAGACAAGAGAATCAGTAAAGGTGAGTCTGTTTGGCTCTTGTATTTAGACTTGGATTTATTCAAAGATGTCAATGACACGTTAGGTCATGGTGCGGGTGATCAGTTGTTAATAGAACTCAGTCGCAGGTTAGAAAAAATATTAAATAAAGCATTTGTGGCAAGAATGGGGGGGGATGAATTTATCATTTTATTGAGTGGTAAAGACAATCAAGATATTGTAGTTGCAAAAATAAAGACGATGTTACAAGCCATATCACGGCCATTTTATTTTGATGAAGAATTGGTGAGAATCAATGCCAGTATAGGTGTGGCTAAATTCCCTGAGCAAAGTGATACTGCCTCTGAGTTGATTACTCATGCTGATACTGCGCTTCGTTATGTTAAAGGACAAGGTCGGAATAATTATAAATTTTATGATGTGGACTTGGCCAAGTCATCACAAGATAGACTGCTGTTATTGAACAAAATAAAAAGTGGGATAAAAAAGAAAGAATTCGAGTTGGTTTATCAACTTCGTGTCGATGCAAAAACAGGCAAATATTGGGGGGCAGAGGCTTTGATAAGGTGGTCACAGAAAGATGGTTCTTTATTGACCCCCAAAATATTTTTAGAAATTCTTGAAGAATCCGGCTTGATAGTTAATGTGGGTTGGCAAGTATTGGATGCAGCTTTAGATAAGTTCAAACAATTACTCGATTACAATGCGGAATTAAAACTTTCATATAACGTTTCGGCAAAGCAATTAGAAAGCCCAAATTTTGTAGAAGATTTGCTGACTGTTTTAGAAGAAAAGCAATTTCCTAAAAGTCATTTTGAAATAGAGTTAACAGAGCAAACCCTTATCAGTGATTTGAATCACAGTAAACATATCTTGAATCAAGTGAAGTCAAATGGAATAACCATAGCTATTGATGACTTTGGCACTGGTTATTCTTCATTATCTTATTTAAAAAACTTTCCAGTTGATGTGATAAAAATAGACAAATCATTTGTTAAAGATATCGCCATCCAAAAAGACGATTACGAGCTCATAAATGCCATAATCAGTATGGGGAAAAACCTCAAAGTTAAAGTGGTGGCAGAAGGCATTGAAAGTCAAGATCAGCTTAATATCTTGAAGCGATTGGGCTGCGATGAAGTGCAGGGATATTATTTCAACAAGCCTGCACCCTTTGAAGTTTTTAAAGAAATTATTGGTTCAGAATGTTAA
- a CDS encoding aminotransferase class V-fold PLP-dependent enzyme — protein sequence MLNKQFHRDQFPGLHQEVNGKPLVYLDNAATAQRPQMVLDAINDYYINHNANIHRGVHSLSESATDLYENARKSLAKLLNAPSEKDLIFVRGCTEAVNLVAQTFVRSRVSKGDEILISHLEHHSNIVPWQLLCEQTGAVLKVIPMNDAGELCVDQLDDLLTEKTKFMSVVHVSNALGTINPVKEVVTKAHAKGVPVMLDGAQATPHLKVDVQDLDCDFYTVSGHKMYGPTGSGVLFGKAEHLNAMPPYHGGGEMISKVTFESTVYNAVPAKFEAGTPNIAGGIGLGAAAEFMMSIGMENIEQRDAELRVYAEQALAKVPGLRMLGTAKHKSPVFSFNIEGIHAHDIGTIIDHHGVAVRTGHHCTMPIFEYFGVAGSCRASFAFYNTEQDVDILVESLLKAIEMFK from the coding sequence ATGTTAAATAAGCAATTTCATCGAGATCAATTTCCTGGATTACACCAAGAAGTTAATGGCAAGCCCTTGGTCTATTTAGACAATGCGGCTACAGCACAAAGACCACAAATGGTTTTAGATGCCATCAATGATTACTACATCAACCACAATGCCAACATTCACCGAGGCGTACACAGCCTGAGTGAATCTGCGACTGATTTGTATGAGAATGCCAGAAAATCGTTGGCAAAGTTGTTGAATGCACCGAGTGAAAAAGATTTGATCTTTGTTCGTGGTTGTACCGAAGCGGTTAATTTGGTTGCGCAGACTTTTGTACGTTCACGTGTTTCAAAAGGAGATGAAATTTTAATCTCTCACTTGGAACACCATTCTAATATTGTGCCTTGGCAATTATTATGCGAACAGACTGGCGCTGTTTTAAAAGTCATACCAATGAATGATGCAGGAGAATTGTGTGTCGATCAATTAGATGATTTGTTAACCGAAAAAACCAAGTTTATGTCTGTGGTACATGTATCTAATGCGTTAGGAACCATCAATCCTGTAAAAGAAGTGGTTACTAAAGCACATGCCAAAGGCGTGCCAGTGATGCTTGATGGTGCACAAGCCACACCACATTTAAAAGTTGATGTTCAAGATCTTGATTGTGATTTTTATACTGTATCTGGCCACAAAATGTATGGGCCAACAGGTTCTGGCGTTTTGTTTGGCAAAGCTGAACATTTAAATGCCATGCCACCTTATCACGGTGGCGGTGAAATGATCAGCAAAGTGACCTTTGAATCAACGGTTTATAATGCGGTTCCTGCTAAGTTTGAAGCGGGTACACCAAACATTGCCGGCGGTATTGGTTTGGGTGCAGCTGCCGAATTTATGATGTCAATTGGAATGGAAAATATTGAGCAGCGTGATGCCGAGTTGCGGGTTTATGCAGAGCAGGCATTGGCTAAAGTTCCTGGGTTGAGAATGCTCGGTACAGCCAAGCACAAGTCACCTGTGTTTTCATTCAATATTGAGGGCATACATGCCCATGACATTGGTACCATTATTGATCATCATGGTGTTGCTGTTCGTACCGGACACCATTGCACCATGCCTATTTTTGAATATTTTGGGGTGGCGGGTTCTTGTCGGGCATCTTTTGCTTTTTATAACACCGAGCAAGATGTCGATATTCTGGTAGAATCGCTGCTCAAAGCCATAGAAATGTTTAAATAA
- a CDS encoding SufD family Fe-S cluster assembly protein — protein MAGLINKWQGEIAQANKITANWPEWILAQKTEALTQLENMAEPNRKMETWRYSDSAKLLAESDVKDIDSIELEEIDADVCVVISAQGHELVGEMPEWLSVAGIETLSADELISTEAKTHVDEQSLLQLNKALYHTGVQIKVDNNQQHPDFVIAVVIESDNNDWQFIRNQFVIGDNSQITINEIYAGGRTNQTAAWQIGRDAKVNKTTWSQFESEAVLVGFNQIIMLQNAEMKAMNYRFSGLLQHHNQQVEFVAERAKYISGSINKANNDSHIADIVNVFHDKKYNASEVIHRSIADDRSQIFNNAKAVVAHGADHSEISQDLKNILLTDDAKIFSKPELEVSTDEVIAAHGSTIGALDESSLFYLQSRGIDAKQAKDIMIESFVAEAEVC, from the coding sequence ATGGCTGGCTTAATCAATAAATGGCAGGGCGAAATTGCCCAAGCCAACAAAATAACAGCTAACTGGCCTGAGTGGATATTGGCACAAAAAACCGAGGCCTTGACTCAGCTAGAAAACATGGCTGAACCGAATCGCAAAATGGAAACGTGGCGTTACAGTGACAGTGCTAAATTGCTTGCTGAATCTGATGTTAAAGATATTGATTCAATTGAACTGGAAGAAATTGACGCCGATGTGTGTGTTGTGATTTCCGCCCAAGGTCATGAGCTTGTGGGTGAGATGCCTGAATGGTTAAGCGTTGCTGGTATTGAAACCTTGTCAGCTGATGAGTTGATTTCAACTGAAGCGAAAACCCATGTAGATGAACAGTCATTGTTACAACTGAATAAGGCTTTGTACCATACTGGTGTTCAAATTAAAGTGGATAACAATCAGCAACACCCTGATTTTGTGATTGCGGTAGTCATTGAGTCAGACAACAACGACTGGCAATTTATACGCAATCAATTTGTTATTGGCGATAACAGTCAAATAACCATCAATGAAATCTATGCAGGTGGCAGAACCAATCAAACGGCTGCCTGGCAAATTGGTCGTGATGCCAAGGTCAATAAAACCACATGGTCACAATTTGAATCTGAAGCTGTTTTGGTTGGCTTTAATCAAATCATTATGCTACAAAATGCTGAAATGAAAGCCATGAATTACCGGTTCAGTGGGTTGTTGCAACACCATAATCAGCAGGTTGAATTTGTAGCTGAACGTGCAAAATATATTTCTGGCTCAATAAATAAAGCGAATAATGACAGTCATATAGCTGATATAGTTAATGTATTTCATGATAAAAAATACAACGCATCCGAAGTGATACATCGATCTATTGCGGATGACAGGTCTCAGATATTTAACAACGCCAAAGCCGTGGTGGCTCACGGTGCTGACCATTCTGAAATTTCACAAGATTTAAAGAATATCTTGTTGACTGATGATGCCAAGATTTTCTCTAAGCCTGAATTAGAAGTGAGCACAGATGAAGTGATAGCAGCTCATGGCTCAACCATCGGTGCATTAGATGAATCTTCATTGTTCTATCTACAATCACGCGGGATTGATGCCAAGCAAGCCAAGGACATCATGATCGAGTCATTTGTAGCTGAGGCTGAGGTATGTTAA
- a CDS encoding BPSS1780 family membrane protein, producing the protein MPQQITPQKSYTWADGQKWFYQGLELLPVLGALWLMVIAMYGLIAFSIVSINESLFMLLVAVFSPLITAGIYNACHKARQQSEGGPKVVLSDYFAAFKHQTTPLLMLGVCLLLMGFVTEVVTQTIFNALGLVIDEGMEPTLQMKNILIGQFISMVVSIPLLVVAFFSPQLVFFHKQTIKQAIIGSYLGFSQAWRGMLVLSLLIVALVFVTMFLGVLLSSVLGSLAVVLMSGAMIIIFSVNLTGQFFAFDALFPIVETPDKGGHGDDNESDVEGQIHTEI; encoded by the coding sequence ATGCCTCAGCAAATCACTCCCCAAAAATCTTACACCTGGGCAGATGGCCAAAAATGGTTTTATCAGGGCCTAGAGTTGTTGCCTGTATTGGGCGCCTTGTGGTTGATGGTTATTGCCATGTATGGTTTGATTGCTTTTTCTATTGTCAGCATCAATGAGTCACTTTTTATGTTGCTTGTGGCTGTATTTAGCCCATTGATAACAGCAGGTATATATAATGCTTGTCATAAAGCAAGGCAACAAAGTGAAGGCGGCCCTAAAGTGGTGCTTTCTGATTATTTTGCTGCTTTTAAACACCAAACAACACCTTTATTAATGTTAGGAGTGTGCTTGCTGTTGATGGGGTTTGTTACTGAGGTGGTAACACAGACGATATTCAATGCATTGGGTTTGGTCATCGATGAAGGTATGGAGCCCACCTTGCAAATGAAAAACATTTTGATAGGGCAATTCATATCAATGGTGGTTTCGATTCCGCTGTTGGTGGTGGCCTTTTTCTCGCCTCAACTGGTATTCTTTCACAAGCAAACCATAAAACAAGCCATTATTGGAAGTTATTTGGGGTTCTCACAAGCTTGGCGTGGCATGCTGGTGTTGTCGCTGTTGATTGTAGCTTTGGTTTTTGTGACCATGTTCCTGGGCGTGTTGCTTTCTAGTGTTTTGGGTTCTCTCGCTGTTGTACTGATGTCAGGTGCCATGATCATAATTTTTTCAGTTAATTTAACGGGTCAGTTTTTTGCTTTCGATGCCTTATTCCCAATAGTTGAAACACCGGATAAAGGTGGTCATGGTGATGACAATGAAAGCGATGTTGAAGGTCAAATTCACACTGAAATTTAA
- the parE gene encoding DNA topoisomerase IV subunit B codes for MTKTYQSSDIEVLSGLDPVKRRPGMYTETNRPNHLIQEVVDNSVDEALEGHANKIQVVLHQDGSIEVSDNGRGMPVDIHEEHGVSGVELILSKLHAGGKFSGKNYTFSGGLHGVGVSVVNALSERLDVWIKRDGKEHHIAFEHGDKILELNVVGQVGQKNTGTRVQFTPAPVYFDTTKVGVRKLKHLLKAKAVLCPGLTINFKDNINEEEITWQFEDGLRQYLLDEIQSDEIIPLNAFVGAQQEDEFAVDWALTWLPQGELVTESYVNLIPTAQGGTHVNGLRTGLTEAVRDFADSHNLLPRGVKLAPDDVWDRVCYVLSSKMKDPQFSGQTKERLSSRAIASYVSNTLKDALILWFSQHVDDAERIAMIAINNAQNRMRKAKKVVRKKITTGPALPGKLADCSSDDPMQGELFLVEGDSAGGSAKQARDREFQAIMPLRGKILNSWEVDSAHVMASQEVHDLAVAIGVDPGSTDLATLRYGKVIVLADADSDGLHIATLLCALFLRHFEPLVRAGHVFVAMPPLYRIDVGKQKFYAVDDSERKHILRKIEQEKMKGKVSVTRFKGLGEMNPGQLRESAIAPDTRRLLQLSVTAGDNTHGILDMLLAKKRAADRKTWLQEKGDLATV; via the coding sequence ATGACGAAAACCTACCAATCCTCTGACATTGAAGTCTTATCTGGATTAGATCCAGTCAAACGTCGACCGGGCATGTACACCGAAACAAATCGCCCAAACCATTTAATCCAAGAGGTGGTTGATAACTCCGTTGATGAAGCGCTTGAAGGGCATGCCAATAAAATACAAGTGGTCTTGCACCAAGATGGCAGCATAGAAGTTTCGGACAACGGTCGTGGTATGCCAGTAGATATACATGAAGAACATGGCGTGTCTGGTGTTGAATTAATCTTGTCTAAATTGCACGCTGGCGGCAAGTTTTCTGGAAAAAACTATACGTTTTCAGGCGGTCTACATGGTGTCGGTGTTTCAGTGGTTAATGCACTGAGTGAACGCTTGGATGTTTGGATTAAGCGAGATGGAAAGGAACACCACATTGCTTTTGAACATGGTGACAAGATTTTAGAGTTGAATGTCGTAGGTCAGGTTGGTCAAAAAAACACGGGAACCCGTGTACAATTTACACCCGCACCCGTTTATTTTGATACCACCAAAGTGGGTGTCAGAAAACTCAAACATTTACTTAAAGCCAAAGCCGTTCTGTGTCCTGGCTTAACCATAAACTTTAAAGACAACATCAACGAAGAAGAAATCACCTGGCAATTTGAAGACGGTTTAAGGCAATACCTGTTAGATGAAATCCAATCTGATGAAATCATCCCTTTGAATGCCTTTGTAGGTGCACAACAAGAAGATGAATTTGCAGTTGATTGGGCCTTGACTTGGTTGCCACAGGGTGAATTAGTCACTGAAAGTTATGTCAATTTGATTCCAACCGCACAAGGCGGTACGCATGTCAATGGCCTCAGAACAGGGTTGACTGAAGCTGTTAGGGATTTTGCAGACAGTCATAATTTGTTACCACGTGGCGTTAAGTTGGCGCCTGATGATGTTTGGGATCGTGTTTGCTATGTGTTGTCTTCAAAAATGAAAGACCCCCAATTTTCGGGACAAACCAAAGAACGCTTGTCTTCTCGAGCCATTGCTTCCTATGTATCTAATACCTTAAAAGATGCTTTGATCTTGTGGTTCAGTCAACATGTAGATGATGCCGAACGCATTGCCATGATTGCGATTAACAATGCCCAAAACCGCATGCGTAAAGCCAAAAAAGTGGTGCGTAAAAAAATAACAACAGGTCCAGCATTACCCGGTAAGTTAGCGGATTGTAGTTCTGATGACCCGATGCAAGGTGAGTTGTTTTTGGTAGAAGGTGATTCAGCCGGTGGGTCAGCAAAACAAGCGAGAGACCGTGAGTTCCAAGCCATCATGCCATTGCGAGGAAAAATATTAAATTCATGGGAAGTGGATTCGGCTCATGTAATGGCCTCACAAGAGGTTCACGATTTGGCAGTGGCTATTGGCGTAGACCCAGGTAGTACAGATTTGGCCACTTTACGCTATGGTAAAGTGATTGTCTTGGCTGATGCGGACTCAGATGGACTGCATATTGCAACCCTACTGTGTGCTTTGTTTTTACGTCACTTTGAGCCATTGGTTAGGGCAGGGCATGTGTTTGTCGCTATGCCACCCCTGTATCGAATTGATGTAGGTAAGCAAAAGTTTTATGCAGTGGATGATTCAGAGCGTAAGCATATATTGCGTAAAATTGAGCAGGAAAAAATGAAAGGCAAAGTCAGTGTCACCCGATTTAAAGGATTGGGAGAAATGAACCCTGGTCAATTAAGGGAAAGTGCCATTGCACCAGATACACGCCGTTTACTCCAGCTTTCGGTTACAGCCGGTGACAACACACATGGTATCTTAGATATGTTACTGGCTAAGAAACGTGCCGCAGACAGGAAGACATGGCTACAAGAAAAAGGTGATTTAGCCACAGTCTGA
- a CDS encoding threonine aldolase family protein: MNFRSDNEAPVNEHIMKALIEANQGFEESYGYDKYSVQFKAQCQDLFQCWVEALPLTTGTAANSIAMALSCPPYGAIYCHEGAHINADECGAPEMFTSGAKLIPIAGNHGKIDIDVLRAKLAGSGVHGEHEVMPAVISLTQCTEAGTVYTLEELNAFKALKEEFGLALHMDGARFANALVSLGCSAAEMTWQSGIDMLSFGATKNGAMMAESLLVFNPKYKSQILRHRKRSGHLISKMRYVSSQLCAYLTDDLWLQLANDANQQALFFYENCEGQIEFIHPVDANEVFCRLPVKKIVQLKQQGFEFHVWPGSNDIIRLVFSHATQPQAVQRLIQSINEI; the protein is encoded by the coding sequence ATGAATTTTCGCAGTGACAACGAAGCCCCGGTAAATGAGCACATCATGAAAGCCTTGATTGAAGCCAACCAAGGTTTTGAAGAATCATACGGCTATGACAAGTATTCTGTGCAATTCAAAGCCCAATGTCAGGATTTATTTCAATGCTGGGTTGAAGCTTTGCCATTAACTACTGGCACAGCGGCAAATTCAATCGCTATGGCTTTATCGTGCCCACCTTATGGTGCAATTTATTGCCATGAAGGCGCGCATATCAATGCCGATGAATGTGGCGCACCTGAAATGTTTACAAGTGGTGCAAAATTAATTCCAATAGCGGGTAATCACGGCAAAATTGACATTGATGTATTGCGTGCCAAATTGGCTGGATCTGGTGTACATGGTGAACATGAAGTGATGCCTGCTGTCATCAGTTTAACCCAATGCACAGAAGCTGGCACCGTTTATACATTGGAAGAACTGAACGCATTCAAAGCACTGAAAGAGGAATTTGGACTGGCTTTACATATGGATGGCGCACGTTTTGCCAATGCCCTAGTCTCTCTGGGTTGTTCCGCGGCTGAAATGACTTGGCAATCTGGTATAGACATGCTGTCTTTTGGTGCCACCAAAAATGGCGCCATGATGGCAGAATCCTTACTGGTTTTCAATCCGAAATACAAATCACAAATACTACGCCACAGAAAACGCTCAGGTCATTTAATCAGTAAAATGCGTTACGTCTCATCACAGTTGTGCGCTTACTTAACTGATGATTTGTGGCTGCAATTGGCTAACGACGCCAACCAGCAAGCGTTGTTTTTTTACGAAAACTGTGAGGGTCAAATTGAGTTCATACACCCAGTTGATGCGAATGAAGTATTTTGTCGCCTTCCTGTTAAAAAAATTGTTCAATTAAAGCAACAAGGATTTGAGTTTCATGTGTGGCCTGGCAGCAATGACATCATCCGGTTGGTTTTTTCTCATGCCACTCAACCACAAGCCGTTCAACGTTTAATTCAGTCAATCAATGAAATTTAA
- a CDS encoding EAL domain-containing protein — MFEGFFKRLGGFKDSRSAAVLISAVFVVVVLLASVFIHQAQKNYLERAIGVSAQNIENTITKKTFDIIGAIGRMGTRWQKNNGTIEQLWRHDASQYVKDIDGVDVLMWIDSDGVLRWSEGRLSVNVPESGFNFFQHGDLKEKLLLSRESKRPEFSKVTKLPGDNYTIHVFYPIWNADVFDGFIGARLDIDVLLSSMIQPSDSSGFVLAATAGEHKVFTADGLYGIDGPQKTFTMNMDADNEGWDFTVYPTTEVLSLFQSPLPLIMALSGFLIGILFYLTMNSRIKAKASAKLLSKEIKRSQQMESQIRHMSKHDALTHLPNRSYLNIYLENKIKECESSGQKIAVMYLNIDDFKQLNDVYTHQLADEVLKIIPGRINQVLKHNSMIAHMGGDEFVICLSENLIEEKMFIYAEDLLKNIRKPISLGSESIRITASIGVCYFPHQGHVVGELITKAEHAMNQAKQIGKDVYTIFDESLESSSLYKAELIQAFNKGIDNNEFEMFFQPRYEIKSGDMVGAEALLRWKKDGKFMSPDSFLDVAEDSGLIVSICNSAFNKAFEQYQQLFNGNPPIMLAINVSAKQLAHPDFLNDLFSMMEAHHFPSEMLEVELTEQTLIENYESSLATLNALSSAEVKIALDDFGTGYSSLSYLKNFPVNVLKIDKSFVKDIHKNESDLELAKAIIAMGKSLKMEVVAEGVEEQKQLQILANEGCQQAQGFYLNKPLPFADFYKLFNHIDNSADQSY; from the coding sequence ATGTTTGAAGGCTTTTTCAAGAGGTTGGGTGGTTTCAAAGACTCAAGAAGTGCAGCGGTTCTGATATCTGCTGTATTTGTTGTTGTGGTACTTCTCGCCAGTGTGTTTATTCATCAGGCACAAAAAAACTATTTAGAACGAGCTATAGGTGTCAGTGCGCAGAATATAGAAAACACCATAACTAAAAAAACCTTTGATATCATTGGCGCAATCGGTCGCATGGGAACGCGATGGCAAAAAAACAATGGTACCATTGAACAGCTTTGGCGTCATGATGCCAGTCAATATGTGAAGGACATTGATGGCGTTGATGTTTTGATGTGGATTGATTCCGATGGTGTTTTGCGTTGGTCAGAAGGTAGATTGTCTGTCAATGTTCCTGAAAGCGGTTTTAATTTTTTTCAACACGGTGATTTAAAAGAAAAATTACTTCTGTCTAGAGAAAGTAAACGACCAGAGTTCTCAAAAGTAACTAAATTGCCTGGGGATAATTACACCATTCATGTTTTTTACCCTATTTGGAATGCTGATGTTTTTGATGGCTTTATCGGAGCCAGACTTGATATCGATGTTTTGTTGTCATCTATGATTCAGCCCAGTGACAGCAGTGGATTTGTTTTAGCAGCCACCGCGGGTGAACATAAGGTTTTTACGGCTGATGGGCTTTACGGCATTGATGGGCCACAAAAAACGTTTACCATGAACATGGATGCGGATAATGAAGGTTGGGATTTTACTGTATATCCCACGACTGAGGTGTTGTCACTGTTCCAATCACCATTGCCTTTGATAATGGCTTTATCTGGTTTTTTGATTGGTATTTTGTTCTACTTAACTATGAATTCCAGAATCAAGGCCAAAGCCAGTGCAAAGTTATTATCAAAAGAAATAAAGCGCAGTCAACAAATGGAGTCACAAATAAGGCACATGTCTAAGCATGATGCTTTAACTCACTTACCCAATCGATCTTACCTTAATATTTATCTAGAAAATAAAATCAAAGAATGTGAGTCTAGTGGCCAGAAAATAGCTGTTATGTATTTAAATATTGACGACTTTAAACAGCTTAATGATGTCTATACCCATCAGTTAGCAGATGAGGTTTTAAAAATTATTCCAGGTCGAATCAATCAAGTTTTAAAGCACAATTCGATGATAGCGCACATGGGAGGAGATGAGTTTGTTATTTGTCTTTCAGAAAATTTGATAGAAGAGAAAATGTTCATATATGCTGAAGATTTACTAAAAAATATCAGAAAACCAATAAGCTTAGGTTCTGAAAGTATCCGAATTACAGCCAGTATTGGTGTTTGTTATTTCCCCCATCAGGGGCATGTGGTTGGTGAGTTAATAACCAAAGCAGAGCATGCCATGAATCAGGCAAAACAAATTGGTAAAGATGTTTATACTATTTTTGATGAAAGTTTAGAGTCGTCATCTTTATACAAAGCGGAATTGATTCAAGCCTTCAACAAGGGTATAGATAATAATGAGTTTGAAATGTTTTTCCAACCCAGATATGAAATTAAATCCGGTGATATGGTAGGGGCTGAAGCCTTATTGCGTTGGAAAAAAGACGGTAAATTTATGAGTCCAGACAGCTTCTTGGATGTGGCGGAAGATTCAGGGTTGATTGTCAGCATATGTAACAGCGCTTTCAATAAAGCATTTGAACAATATCAGCAATTATTTAATGGAAATCCGCCTATTATGTTGGCGATTAATGTATCTGCTAAACAATTGGCTCATCCAGACTTTTTAAATGATTTATTTTCAATGATGGAGGCACACCATTTCCCTTCTGAGATGTTAGAGGTTGAATTGACAGAGCAGACTTTAATCGAAAATTACGAGTCCAGTTTGGCCACTCTTAATGCACTGAGTTCTGCAGAAGTTAAGATTGCATTGGATGATTTTGGTACAGGTTATTCATCGTTGTCTTATTTAAAAAACTTTCCTGTCAACGTTTTAAAAATTGATAAATCTTTTGTCAAAGACATTCATAAAAACGAGAGTGATTTAGAATTAGCAAAGGCTATCATAGCAATGGGTAAAAGTTTGAAAATGGAAGTGGTGGCTGAAGGAGTGGAGGAACAAAAACAATTACAAATACTGGCGAATGAAGGTTGTCAACAAGCCCAAGGTTTTTATTTGAATAAACCTTTGCCATTTGCAGACTTTTATAAATTATTTAATCACATCGACAACAGTGCAGATCAGTCATATTAA